The following coding sequences are from one Sander lucioperca isolate FBNREF2018 chromosome 2, SLUC_FBN_1.2, whole genome shotgun sequence window:
- the oclnb gene encoding occludin b, whose amino-acid sequence MPSNKHRPSTHQSGGTKHHSSRHRHSELMSNPTFSYYQREKMLHFYRWTSPPGVMKIMCIIIIVMCVAMFACVAATLSWDYDMSLMGMGGGAGLMPGYGGSYGGSYGGSSYGGGSSIGGSYGYGETQMDPKAGKAFIIALAGITFIAVLIIFVLVISRQTTARSSKFYLATIIICAILAFLMIIATIVYLVAVNPTAQSTGSVYYSQVIQLCSQYQNQNQAQGIFLNQYLYHYCVVDPEEAIAIVLGFLVFVAIIILLVFAVKTRSAIRRWGQGRILWEQDINTGLHNSVGEWVKNVSGDPEVLVNDHNPKVRGSREYLDQLDHNKPLYLPGDSDISSSVGVLKPWLKDYDTGVEYGNDLEEEDLPVLFPSIVDEQERLIYKQEFDREHREYKSLQAELDSINQDLAGLDRELHQHPEGSPQFLDAMHEYTRLKNLKKSPDYQIKKKRCKYLRSKLSHIKRKISEYDRRP is encoded by the exons ATGCCGAGCAATAAACACAGGCCTTCTACGCACCAGTCAGGTGGTACCAAACA CCATAGCAGCAGACACAGGCACAGTGAGCTCATGTCCAACCCAACCTTTTCCTACTACCAACGAGAGAAGATGCTTCACTTCTATAGATGGACTTCACCACCTGGTGTGATGAAGATAATGTGTATTATCATCATCGTCATGTGTGTGGCTATGTTTGCCTGTGTGGCTGCCACATTGTCCTGGGACTACGATATGAGCCTCATGGGTATGGGAGGTGGAGCTGGCTTAATGCCAGGTTATGGCGGCTCTTATGGGGGCTCTTATGGTGGCAGCTCATATGGAGGCGGCTCTAGCATTGGCGGATCCTATGGCTATGGAGAAACACAAATGGATCCCAAAGCTGGCAAAGCCTTCATCATCGCCCTCGCTGGCATTACCTTCATAGCTGTGCTCATCATATTTGTGTTGGTTATTTCGAGGCAAACTACTGCCCGCTCATCAAAGTTCTACCTAGCAACCATCATCATCTGTGCCATTTTGGCATTTCTGATGATCATCGCCACTATTGTCTACCTGGTGGCAGTGAACCCAACAGCCCAGTCCACGGGATCTGTCTACTACAGCCAGGTCATCCAACTGTGTTCCCAataccagaaccagaaccaggcCCAGGGCATCTTCCTCAACCAGTACCTCTACCATTACTGTGTGGTGGATCCCGAAGAG GCCATAGCTATCGTCCTCGGCTTCCTGGTATTTGTTGCCATCATTATCCTGCTGGTGTTTGCAGTCAAGACTCGCTCTGCGATCAGGCGCTGGGGCCAGGGTCGCATTCTCTGGGAGCAGGACATCAATACTGGTCTACACAACAGCGTCGGGgagtgg GTAAAAAACGTGTCTGGTGACCCAGAGGTGCTGGTGAATGACCATAATCCCAAAGTCAGGGGGTCAAGAGAGTATCTGGACCAGCTGGATCACAACAAGCCTCTTTACCTCCCAGG AGACTCAGACATCAGCAGTTCTGTGGGAGTCCTAAAGCCCTGGCTGAAGGACTATGACACTGGTGTGGagtatggaaatgacctggaggaggaggacttACCTGT TTTGTTTCCTTCCATTGTGGATGAGCAAGAGCGTCTGATCTACAAACAGGAATTTGACCGGGAACACCGGGAATACAAGAGCCTGCAGGCTGAGCTGGACAGCATAAACCAGGACCTGGCTGGCCTGGACAGAGAGCTACACCAACACCCTGAGGGCAGTCCACAGTTCCTG GATGCCATGCATGAATACACCAGACTGAAGAATCTTAAGAAG TCCCCAGACTACCAGATTAAGAAGAAGAGGTGTAAATATCTGAGGTCCAAACTGTCACACATCAAGAGAAAGATCAGTGAATACGACCGCCGGCCTTAA